A DNA window from Nerophis ophidion isolate RoL-2023_Sa linkage group LG13, RoL_Noph_v1.0, whole genome shotgun sequence contains the following coding sequences:
- the sec22a gene encoding vesicle-trafficking protein SEC22a isoform X1, translating to MASVLFASVIRVVDGLPLSASTDYEQDKDLQETKRHLKGLSKKLGLFPDRCTLRCGLYNVNFSSALGVGYMMVCSSSYPNVLAFCFLDELQKEFIVTYDSRRVVGAVRPYSFIEFDTFIQKTKQRYNSPRSLSTKINLADMQTEIKLRPPYPLTADDLHAINGLSPRLSSKYKGIAPTQTLEPLTLPGVVSCVLSVLCGGLNLLRGVHAIESVLQNQEEDFSYVMAFFLGTAACLYQCFLFAYFSLWRDLKSFLALALVCVCNMYLYQLRNLWQILFHVAVAAAMTLSIRLRQPLGKAPDYNV from the exons ATGGCCTCGGTGCTGTTTGCCTCAGTGATTCGGGTCGTGGACGGCCTGCCGCTGTCGGCGTCCACGGACTACGAGCAGGACAAAGACCTGCAGGAGACCAAGAGACACCTCAAAGGTCTCTCCAAGAAGCTGGGCCTGTTTCCCGACCGCTGCACCCTGAGGTGCGGCCTCTACAATGTCAA TTTCAGCAGCGCTCTGGGCGTGGGCTACATGATGGTGTGCTCCTCAAGCTACCCCAACGTGCTGGCCTTCTGCTTCCTGGACGAGCTGCAGAAGGAGTTCATCGTCACCTACGACAGCAGGCGGGTGGTCGGCGCCGTGCGGCCGTACTCCTTCATCGAGTTCG ACACCTTCATCCAGAAGACCAAGCAGCGCTACAACAGTCCTCGCTCGCTCTCCACCAAGATCAACCTGGCCGACATGCAGACTGAGATCAAACTGCGGCCGCCTTATCCGCTGACCGCCGACGACCTGCACGCCATCAACGGCTTGTCGCCGCGCCTGTCCTCCAAGTACAAGGGCATCG CCCCCACTCAGACGTTGGAGCCGCTCACCTTGCCAGGTGTGGTGTCCTGTGTGCTGAGTGTCCTGTGCGGGGGTCTCAACTTGTTGCGAGGGGTCCACGCCATCGAGAGTGTCCTGCAG AACCAGGAGGAGGACTTCAGCTACGTGATGGCCTTCTTCCTGGGCACCGCTGCCTGTCTCTACCAG TGCTTCCTGTTTGCCTACTTCTCGCTGTGGCGCGACCTGAAGTCCTTCCTGGCGTTGGCGCTGGTGTGCGTGTGCAACATGTACCTCTACCAGCTCAGGAACCTGTGGCAGATCCTCTTCCACGTGGCTGTGGCCGCCGCCATGACGCTCAGCATCCGCCTCAGGCAGCCGCTGGGCAAGGCGCCGGACTACAACGTCTGA
- the sec22a gene encoding vesicle-trafficking protein SEC22a isoform X2 — protein MASVLFASVIRVVDGLPLSASTDYEQDKDLQETKRHLKGLSKKLGLFPDRCTLRCGLYNVNFSSALGVGYMMVCSSSYPNVLAFCFLDELQKEFIVTYDSRRVVGAVRPYSFIEFDTFIQKTKQRYNSPRSLSTKINLADMQTEIKLRPPYPLTADDLHAINGLSPRLSSKYKGIAPTQTLEPLTLPGVVSCVLSVLCGGLNLLRGVHAIESVLQNQEEDFSYVMAFFLGTAACLYQKHHNVHFPFNKKKTTNHGRLEERQQRLLWHKL, from the exons ATGGCCTCGGTGCTGTTTGCCTCAGTGATTCGGGTCGTGGACGGCCTGCCGCTGTCGGCGTCCACGGACTACGAGCAGGACAAAGACCTGCAGGAGACCAAGAGACACCTCAAAGGTCTCTCCAAGAAGCTGGGCCTGTTTCCCGACCGCTGCACCCTGAGGTGCGGCCTCTACAATGTCAA TTTCAGCAGCGCTCTGGGCGTGGGCTACATGATGGTGTGCTCCTCAAGCTACCCCAACGTGCTGGCCTTCTGCTTCCTGGACGAGCTGCAGAAGGAGTTCATCGTCACCTACGACAGCAGGCGGGTGGTCGGCGCCGTGCGGCCGTACTCCTTCATCGAGTTCG ACACCTTCATCCAGAAGACCAAGCAGCGCTACAACAGTCCTCGCTCGCTCTCCACCAAGATCAACCTGGCCGACATGCAGACTGAGATCAAACTGCGGCCGCCTTATCCGCTGACCGCCGACGACCTGCACGCCATCAACGGCTTGTCGCCGCGCCTGTCCTCCAAGTACAAGGGCATCG CCCCCACTCAGACGTTGGAGCCGCTCACCTTGCCAGGTGTGGTGTCCTGTGTGCTGAGTGTCCTGTGCGGGGGTCTCAACTTGTTGCGAGGGGTCCACGCCATCGAGAGTGTCCTGCAG AACCAGGAGGAGGACTTCAGCTACGTGATGGCCTTCTTCCTGGGCACCGCTGCCTGTCTCTACCAG aagcatcacaacgttcactttcccttcaacaagaagaagactactaatcatggcagacttgaggagcgacaacaaagactactttggcaCAAATTATGA